The Anastrepha obliqua isolate idAnaObli1 chromosome 5, idAnaObli1_1.0, whole genome shotgun sequence DNA window cataatttttttttgttttttgttttttttttaatcaattggagtaacaaaaaaaaaacaattgtttaatacaatacaaaatttaagcataaattataaattatatcacAACAATAAAGACAACTGCGTTTTGTGCGCGCGCGatcaagcagatttttaccataaTTCTCATAGGACattaaaacatacatataactgATCGACAAGCTCAATAAACTCTTTTTACCTTATTAATTAcacttctgtttttgtttttttcatattacacTACAGCTGGTTTCAAGtgagacatacatacatgtgtgtgtataagtatttttaattttttagaaagttAAAACTCGCGTCACAACAgccttttctttacatttttgccCCCCTCTCCCCTTTTGCCTAACCACTGCTGCAGCCTGCATGCAAACCTGCGCTTCTGCGCTAACGGTTTTCATCGAAGAATTACTACACATTCGCAGCTTCTAATTGAGCACATTACAACAACATATACGGCGGCCTCATATCAAAAACCAGTCTTTTGTTTGCCATAAACCATCATTACATTgaccaaaaacacaaaaatgtctTCTTCATAATCCCATACTCCCATCTCATTCCCctcccctctctctctctctcagtaTGCATGAGCGCAAATTTGCTTACAACTGAACTGCTTATGTGCATTTTTCTCCGAGTGCAGCAGCGGCTCTACGGCGCTTGCAGCAAACGCGACGACGGCGACGTTGGCGTTGGCGATGACGGCGTTGGCGGCGTTGGCGGCGTTGGCGGCAGGATAGACACTGTTTCTTCTCCTCGCTCTTTCGGTGGCGAGGCGCACTGAGATCCATCATTTGGATTGTCAACATTGCTATGCCCACCGCACAATACTAACTTTTGCTAAGTGCCTTCTTCTTTCTTTGTACTAATATATCGTAAAATGGATTATGACTAATGGACTGCGTCAGGCGTTTAATCCACTCTTGTTGATCCTCTTCGGTTGCCGCAGACATTCGATAAACCGTATGTTTACCTTCCACAACCTGCAAGTAAGCGCACCCATGTAGCTGTGTGATAACTGCGTAATATGTAACTTCTAAGACTTACCTTTCCCTCGGAGTCAGTCTTACATGCTTTGATAATATCAGCGCCACCGGTAGCAAACAGTTCAAAACAATGTGGTTTGCTGCGATCGTGTATCTCACGTACCTGTAAAGATGGTGATTAAATTAATGTGATTTTATGGAGCTGTGGTGGCTTTACTAATACTTACACATATATTTTCCAGTGGTATAATCCCTCGTGGCTCTTTATCCGTGGTGTACTCAAAGTAGTACAGACAATTGTCGTTCAATATGAACCAGCGTCGCTTCCAGGATTTGTAACTGTAAATTTGAGACAATTTGTAACTGTAAAATTTCTATCAACTGCTATTCTCATCTTATTTAGATACCCTTATGAGTTATTCTTATGTGCAATAGGCCATGTGAAACTTACATATAGTCGTTGAAAAATACTTGAgggattggatttttttttgcattttcttaaagtataagtcttacaaatattgtgtgaaaatttgaagtgaattcgtcaaatacttttcgagttattcaacaattaacaaagggcgcttggacgctcgatagcaaaattttacatgcgttttttttcaaaactatgttttttgaactggtgatcactgtaacttaaattagtagatttcaataaaatttatactgcttttcaaaaacacgaaaaactcgtgcttgatcgaaggattttcttcttcaaaaaattcgatatttttttaaacaattagttgtcggtttttttctccagaatttcaaaaaaaaaaaaaatggtcgccatattgttaattttgaaaaaaaacttcaatcgggcgcaagattatctattaatacaaaaaatttttcctgtccgattgattttagatgcatctccaaggacttgtgatgatcaccgcaagggacttttggggaaacgggctccacacaaacagcaataacttttacaattattaatttttttctgaaattttgctaaagtcaagtcgtaACATGATGCATTAATgttatgttttcatttttgtaaaataaagcaattcactagcaacaaaaaattattgaaaatcatcattttttcgtgcCTCTGACTATTCctaccctaaccccttaataacgATACCCAGTTCTCTCcatatgaaaattttctcaataaaatgtttgttcaaataaatgtcaggttttattttataaatttaaaatgttttcaataggCTTTAGTCTTTTTATCTACGTCAAAGATTATTTCTCGTTTACTTCATTTACGACAATTAATACAATGCGAAATTCCTTCGAGGaaaacaaggcgaatctattaaaggttgtatcggtaaatcagctgatttgtttttttctttcgccgtgacaatatggctgtcagcccagaatgaaacaaggcgaattcattctttgctttCTACTtccccaatactttgctttaacAATTAAACGTACAAAACCTTGTTGTTGGTCTACTGACACCAGagctttaatgaatgcgctttggagaaaaatacttaagaacgaagcaaaataatagccaaatcataaaaaattcgaaCGAAGAGTGAAAATTATACATTATAGggtccggcattcgaagtgtaaccaattaaaaaggccatagatttagtttggaaaattacttttattcaattctcagtaaaaaatgtgtgaaaataatacaaaactaagaatcaatttacttttgcccgacatgaccactttttgccttgagatggtccaaaGAAGAATCGCAAGCGGCCCgtatgtgacttgcaggtattttggcccactcgcggccAATGCCTTTTTTCAGTGCCTCGAAACTGGTcagtcttttagttcggactttgctctccaaaatggcccaaagagaataatccatcggattcgcgccTGAAGAATTTGAGAGCCACTGtgtggacattatgaagttcggaacgttgttttttagccattcttggttcaatcGAGCTTTGTGGATCGGTACGGAGTCCTATtcgaacgtccatggtctgcgaccgaaatgtttgtctgtccacggcttcaaagctaCCGCCAAaatactttctcgataatatttcgtatttgcCTTGACGGcagactcgatgaaaacgattggagaacgcccatctgcggttacaacggcccaaaccattaccctTGCCGGGTGCTGTCTcgtggtggccaatcgatgactcgaaTTCTcttatgaacggtcggtcaaataaaccctaccgttttgggagtttacgaattgctcaatttgaaaaattgtctagtcagaaaacaaaatgttcGAGAACAGaccgctttcggtcaagcgaagcaacttcttcgctcgctcaagtctgacttgttgctgcttttgtgtGAGATTAAGAGCCTTTTGTaccttgtaaggcttgactttgagatcatttttcagtatgcagcggatgctacggtcaaatattttcagttctttcgccatttaattggcacttcgtcggggatttcgctcaagtcgcttcttcaccttttgaaccatttcacgtgacgttgcagtcttttgatggtCACATCCATGACGTTTTGTGATGCTCGCAGTATCATTGGAAGGAGTAATgatgcgaaaaacaaaaactttatttactttacgaacaatcgctggttgtgattttccagccaaatatagtgcaatcacacttttacgtttgaaatccattactgattttcttttttcgcttttattCTCGGCTAAATGCTTTCGCGCGCTTGTAaataatactctggactgtcatttagctcactaacagacagctgatgcctgtgcatcagctgcgcgagcggtctgaaggtggttacacttcgagcgccggaccctgtaatattTAGTTGAAAATCCTATTTGCTTTATTACTGCTACACAACGCCTTTGCATTGGCATTATTAAACCTCTACAAAGTTCAACAGGAATGGATTCCCATGCGGCCTTGGACTTTTCTAATAACTgatcaaaattttttacttcgTTCCAAAGATGTTCTATTGTATTCTATTATATTTAAGTCGACATTCGAAGTTGCCCAATCTAGAACAGTGATCGAATTGTCTTCGAAAAACTTGTTTACCCCACGAGAAGTGTGCTTCGGATCATTGTCGTGTTAAAATTTCCAAATCACATGTAAATTCTCTTCCGCAGAAGGTAGCATTAGTATCTTAACGTACTTGACCGCATCCATATTACTTTTAATACGATGAATTGGTCCGCCACTGTTCTATAAAAAGCAGCAATTATTGAGCCTCTTCCGTGCTTTATGATTGGTGAGACGAATTTCGCGTTTTGGCCGCCGCACGTACTTCCTACCATCTGGAACAATTcgatttattttcgtttcatcTGCCAGCCAAcgcatggttggttggttggtttaagtggagATTCGTTCAGattccaactagcgcttccgcaccatttggttgccacatcctcgttaccaacttgtttatcGGTTACttgcagcatgactatatccattTGTgtggttcaggaaccttattaggttgttgacacctaagccagacagctgttcgaGACTCTAGAACTGGGGTTGACATTCTATCCTTCGATAAGACAGGGCATTCACaaagaaaatggaagattgtttcctttttctccgattATTTACAACGTCCCAACAATAgttcttaagtattttccaAGGGATGTACGTATTCACACGTATactgatataattaattaaGACGCAGTAGCGTCCACAGACTTTGTGCGGGAAATCAATCAACTTGGATACGAGTTCATTACAACAAGACTCAAAGTGTCAAGATTGGAAAGTGCCCAAGGGGTAACCATGTATCAAGAAATGTCCCTGTTTCAACAGCTCTCACATCGAGTTTTGAGGTGCAAAATTCATGTAACATTAACATACCATCTTCTGACTCGTAATTGATTTcttcagaaaaatttttcaaacataaaaatattatatattttcaccaaaattttggttatttcacactagtaattttttgtttgttttgttttttatatgtgtAATAAAACGATACCCTACGCGactaaatcatatttttttccgAACCAAACGATGTCTGATGAGACTCACTGGCACCTTTTACGAACCAAAAAATGATCTTTGATGACTCTAAGATAAATCTTGTTCAAACCAAGCGATGATcgcttatattatttttgcctgAACTAAACGACGGCCTATTTGACTCTTTACTCATATTTTGCCGTGTAAATGAGAGGTCTTTGGattctttaatatttcttttatcaaACAATAGTCTATTCGACTCTCGGGCAAATCTTTTTCAAACAAAGAGATATCCtgttcgattttattttatttttttttttcgaatgaaacgACAGCCGTCAAAGAGGCCGTAGTGATAATAGACTTCCTTCCGacttcgttcccacgacagtcagttctacgtaaccggaactacccggatttatatccggccacgGACTGTCACTtaagcagcattcctcgtacatgcatggggaatgtttatgctcttacaactacaacaacaaccatagaCTTcctagtatttattttttcaagcaatGGTATATATGATTTGCGGGTTAATCGTTTCTAAACCAAACGATAGTTTCGTCGATGCGattatttttttcgaacttAACGGCGGCCTATTTGAAGGTATAGAAATTTCTTTAATGACTAAAACGATAACGTattataacttctgctcaaatatgaacgagacgttatcaataaaacggtccgcggatgacatatggcaaaaataaattttttgttttttggtaggactgttataagcttacatggcaaatttcagcgtgatatgtcacatagtttgttttctgtgctactgtaaacaagtcaagctcgagtgtgttcttcgaattctcttttatgacttcaattgtctcaaaatgttttccacggagcggcaacttgagcttgggaaacaggaaaacgtcacatggagccatatcaggcgaatacggtgcttgcggaacgatattaacattatttttgttcaaataatcgcgaacaagacgtgatgtgtgagctggtgcattatcgtgatgcaagaaccatgacttgttgtcccacaattccttccttttaagacgaatgttctcgcgcaaacgctttaaaacgtctaaataatattcagcgttaaccgattttgcgatttgtgcgattttcaagcacaatttcctttacttttccgatgttttcgtcgtttactgatgttgctggacgacgctcatgaggcaagttttcaaccgatgtacggccctctttgaacgatttgtatcactggaaaacacgtgcacgcgatagagcagagtccccataggttgtctgcaacatttttaagtctgaagccgaaattttgttggaataacaaaatttcaaacaaattctttgttcaacttgaatttccatcgttaaattcgacgaactcactcgagcttgacttgtttacagtatcacagaaaacaaactatgtgacatatcacgctgaaatttgccatgtaagcttataacagtcctaccaaaaaacaaaaaatttatttttgccatatgtcatccgcggaccgttttattgataacgtctcgttcatatttgagcagaagtatattCCCAAGTACTATTTTTATCAAATGATAGTTCgattccattatttttttcgaacttAGCGACGGCATACATATTTCACTCTatagtaatattttttcaatttaaacgaTAGTATATTTGATTCCCGATTAAAACTTTCCCGAATCAGCCTATTTCTCTCGCTATTAATATTTTCCTGAATGAAGGGATAGTTTATTAGACTCTTTACTATTTTTCTTTATCAAACAGTAGTCCGTTCGACactcgaatacatttttttcaggcCAAACCGCAGCACGTACTCGTACTTGCATATATTTCACTCTCTAATAATTTCTTATCAAGCAATGGTTTATTTGACTCTTTGAGCTCCCAAGAAACTCGAATCTACGAGTCTGCTGGAACGACTTGGATGACTCGGTTTTTTcccccgaccaagggctgccgccccagtaaattaCTTGCCCTATCTAGTGTACCGTACCTCAGGAGGATGACTTATTACTATACCTCGAAATACTAGCTTTTATAacaatgacatttttttaatattgtttttttataatttaagacTGCAAAGGATACAATTTCTAATGGAGTCTATAGCAATTTGACAACTTTGGCAGCACAAGTAAgactttacattttttattaaaaaaataaataaatgaataaataacttACCGTCCACCCTGCTTCCACAACCAGCCCTCTTTGTCCGGGTTGAAGAATGTATGCATTAAATCATTACCATCGTCTTGTGGTATTTTAAACGGTTCCGTTCGTATTGATTCGTAAAGGGATTCCAGCAGGCCGCGGGGTAGATCACCGCCGTTGTTAATGCCACGATTCATTGAAATGAACTGTTCAACGGTGGGCTTGTCTTTTACCTGGAATCAAGAATTgcgtattatatttattataaaattaataggtaaatattttaagaaataaatgaaatatgccACTGCAATCAAATTGACTTTCCAAAACTGTGCGGATGTAttgattcgaaaaaaaaaatagtttttatttttttaagttgattccactgtttcatttttgaaattgtttcaGAATATTTTGTTAAACACTAAAAGTGAATTTGgcgattttttaaatatcacatTCCATTAAGTATATTTagttgcattaaattttatttgcgaaatgaaatttctgcagtagACTCAAAGGAGGCCAGGCTTTGtcgcacaaaacaaaaatatttacaagagGTACAAATAATTCCAAGTAAGCAGAGGTGGGTTTGGGTTAGAATCGGTCAAATGAATCAGCTAATGAACTAAACGTCAAGGAAATCAAAACTGTCGTTCTTAATCATTAATGTGGACAAGAGGTATACAGACCACGTTGATCTCATGCCGAAGAAGACTGAAAATCCTGCGTATGTTAATTTCGATAGTATTTTTTGGTACCacataacaaatataaaatatttcaacaaaaaatcattccaTTCAATACCTTTGTATGGCAATTGTAGTCTTCTTTAATTTTACAAGGAATTACTATCAATGCGTTCTCGTAGAGGCTGTGAGGCCCCATATCCACACCGgtggcataaaaaaaaatcaactcacTATGAGAGACCCTGTCGTATGGATTAATTCCAGCAATTTGGAAAAATGGTTTGAGCATCAGACGCACTTATCTAATTgggttcaaaacaaaaaacactaaattcaaCTGAAATAGAGTGTCTGTGAGAGGCATTACAACTAGATAAGAATAAGAGAATCCATGTATATGACcacgaaaaaatcaagtaattcAACGAATTTCATGAAGGTCAACATAGACCGACAAATTACGTCAGAGGTGATTAAATATAAATGTCATGTTAAAAGTTTTCTTCGATCATCGGTATGCCATAATAATTTCCTTCTTAGTTATGGTTTGGAGGTACTTCCTGTCAAGTTTTTGGTATGATCCAAATATATGGGTGCTGTTCGAATTAAAGCCACGAAACGtcaaaccatattttttcaagggAAAACTGTTTCTTGAACGGCAGCATATCAAGATTTTTGCATTCCATTCGACTGTCGATGAAAAGTAGATCCATTACGATAGTCCAAAGCGAAATAAATAGTGTAAGCTGACGGACATGTATCAATGTAGTCCGGCTAGACAAGCATCCAAGGTTCGAAACGCATGctgtgtatttgtatatgtatatataattgtatgctcctttttgggtgtttggccgaggtcctatttgtggtgtgcgtcttgaagttgttccacgaatggagggaccttcagtttaaagccgactccgaacggcagatattttttatgaggagctttttcataccacaaatacactcggaggtttgccattgcctgcggagggTAGCGGtttctattagaaaaaactttttctttattttcaaaaataaagatcttccaacgagattcgaacctactttcTCTTTAaagtccgaatggtagtcacgcaccaacccattcagctacggcggccgccatggcACTGGTCATATTAATCTATCTAGAAATACTATTACTTTATATTCCACACTCCACAAAGTCGAGATATTGTTTGTGATTGTTACAACCATCCGCCTTGTAGAGAAATTCATGTGAACAAATCGTTCCCATAAATTTCACTacaaaaacggaaacaaaaTGGGAAAATGTGTTCCtgtattgttttgaaatttatgcGAATATTAGATCACATAGAATTCACGATAAGGAGGAATATAAAAACTTCTCTTTAATATGTGGAGAATATTGCTGAAAAGCCAGACTCCGGGTCTTTCTGGTAATGTAGAACCGTAAGCATTTCTCTTTCCGTGCTCTATGTACCTGTTCCGATTAGTGACACATATCCATGTCATAGGATTTAGAACAAACAGCTCGACGGTGGATGCCATATTCATGCTGAaacaaattgcagaaaagacCTTAGAGTTTAACCAACCCGCTTACTTATGTTTTGTCGATATCACAATAGCATTTCACAGGGTGCGATTAAATGATTAAATGATGGGATACAACTGCTGAATAAGAAAAGAACTCCAAATGATATCTCGACTGCAATATGcgaattaaaaagcaaaaataaaacagcgATTAAAGTTAAAAGGAAGCTTAAAGAGTTGATTCTGGTTACATCAGGAATTCGACAAGGGGATAGCTTAATCCCAGCACTATTCGATATTATTATGGATGCaattattaaagttaaaaaagttaaaactgcCGCATCGGATTTCCGCTTGACACTGATGAATTTAAAATAACATGCTTCGTAGACGATGCTGTGTTGATAGCAGAAAACGATCGCGATCTGCAGACATTACTGCAAATATCAGTTGAAAAAACCAATGCAATGGTAATATCTAAATAACTAAAAAGATGCAAACTGGAGGTTAACAATAAGCCATGGAGTTCATATACTTGGTTTCACAAATTACCAGCGGTAAAgattagactccaactacatttcatccaaactggtcctacagtgtagagaggagctgaaactgctcagccattggcttcaaattaccctgatatgggttcctggtcataggaatatacggggcaatgagatagcggatgagctagcaagaaagggctcgacaCTAGATATACCAGAGgcagtggcagtctccaccccactgaacacactaaaagctccattgcttcacactatcatgttttagccgaaagaagatggaagcaaatacctacatgtattacaacaaaaaacacatagccgtcatacaaaatccaaaggacgaatgacctgctaggatgttctcggccaaacacttcacgtatcactgcaacccttacaggtcattggaaagtaggggatcatgcagctagactcaatctacccttcaatcctatctgtagaagctgtcaagcggaaggggcgaaggaaagtctgttccactatttatgtgaatgtccgggactagccagggtaTGACTCCGATACTTCGGTAAGCAGGATTTTCTCTAAataattgaagaagaagaagtatccGTGTCATGAATAGCATTACCGTTATTATGAAGAACTCACCATCTTAGGTTTATTGAGACACCAGAGTTTGGATGatgtactgtgatgagtagagggcacaaaagaccttAACATCgccttttaattaattaatttatttatttatttattatttaattaatttatttaaagaaggGATACAAATTTTAGTCGATTTGAGGATCAGTTTTAAGGACGagatatttttttacgaaacgGGATCCGTATTGGGAAACGTCATATGTAGCGATAAAGAATATTTTCTATAACAAACCCACCCAAACCCTACAAATTTCTTATTTGTagacacaaaataattttattagcgAACTACATCAAACCATTGACTAGGTCTAGGAAGTCTTATTGAAATGCCACTCTTGAGCTATCGTGTTAACGATCGGACGGACACATGCGCTGTCAGATACTTCCAGTAATTCTCGAATTTCTCcctaatttctaaaattttgatttatattcaATATGTCAATGCTGATTTCGTTTCCGTTAAACCATTACGATAAGTTGAGCCCAAGAAGTTTTAATACCCTGATACACCGGTAGGGTATAAAATGTCGAAAACGAGGTTATTAACCTGTTCGTGTAGTGAAAAATTGTACCCACATATCTACAAACAACAgttctaaataattttaattgggCACATTTGCTGCATATGCATAAATTTCTTATCCAAGTGAAACAGATGCGAAAGCGCAACAATCAACGCCTCACTTACAGccacaataaataaaatgtgtaaaagcTTTTCAAATCGTTCTTGACCTATTTTTAGAATTAAGTAATTACTCAAAACAAATGAGATCATCAGACATCTAACAACCAGCAGCCAACAACCAACCGTATAACGACGACGCATTCACACAGAGGATAGTAAAAAcgaatagtgaaatatttaaaagaggTGGCCGTGGGTGGTAATCACTGCCAGCATAGCACAACTCTGTCGGATGTTACTggttttacaaaacaaaaaagataaataatttaaatatactaaGCCTGTAATTCAGAGCGGCGGCCACCTGCTAAACGAAACGAATGCTTGCCAAATACCATGAAAATGCAGCAAAAGTTGCTAtgcgaaaattgcaaaaaatttaccGCATTGCTTtggtggcggcggcggcggctcGCCCGTCAAACCCTGAActataaataaagatttcgaCACGCGCAGAATGTGATCGGAAGCATGCACAATAGTGCATATTCATTGAACTGTTAAGTACTTTTGGTTTTGCTGCATTTTGCATAGTGCAGCATATTTTCGTCGTTTATTTTTTCCCTCCCGTTAATTCAGTTTAATTGATTTCCGCTGGCAATAGTGCAGCAGCAATTTGTGAATGTAAACGCAACTCGTTCGTTGCAGTAATACCCTCCCCACTATCTACCTCCGTCGTTACACTACTCACCGACGGGTTGTGCAGCGATGTATTAAGCATAATGATGGCGAAACTTAGCACGTAACACGTATCGGTGTTAGTGAATATATCCGGATTTAGTTGGCAGTAGCGCTGCGCGAAACATTCCATCATGCGATCAATTTTCTGCGCCTCTCCCGGAAGCCGAAACGACCACAGGAATTGTCTTAAAGCTTGCACCAATATTAGATTCGTAAAGTCGTGTAACGCCACAAATGCCTTGAGCACATCCTCATTGAAGTCGTTCTTCTCGCCCAAGTAATCACCTGCAATTGGGATTTGgaaatgataattttttcattttattttttcaaagtatttcaTTTTACTCACCGATTGCAGTTTTGTTGAGGCCCTCGCCTTTGTatagaaaatgcgcaacatctTGGGGGTCGTGTCGAAGCAGGCGGTTTTCCACTAAATATTCAATAcctgaagaagaaataaaatgggaactttttaataaaatcaatggATAAAATGTGGAAGGAATTGTATACATATAAGGATTtaggcaagaatgatagaaagaagattgcgcccatcagagagtgcgtgacgtcacgtttttccgagttgtgcagtattgccaaccatttgctcttcgcaataaatttagtgctttttataccgaaaatgcgaacattttgaagtttcgtgtttgtttcttttttttttaattaaaagctaccgaaactttatgtaaaaaaaaactgtattattatacaaaagaaggtttttaaccactctgagaagattttagtgctaatgaaaattagttggtttttataaaatttgatattttgaaagtgtgaatttaattttatgctcc harbors:
- the LOC129249127 gene encoding cytohesin-1 isoform X2 translates to MISAMDNRSYGAISKASTAGRSDFTTPELTPEQQKLLIELRRKKQELLLEIQQIKDELGEVVSEMEALDVPEDSKHSNKEKQMSIGRKKFNMDPKKGIEYLVENRLLRHDPQDVAHFLYKGEGLNKTAIGDYLGEKNDFNEDVLKAFVALHDFTNLILVQALRQFLWSFRLPGEAQKIDRMMECFAQRYCQLNPDIFTNTDTCYVLSFAIIMLNTSLHNPSVKDKPTVEQFISMNRGINNGGDLPRGLLESLYESIRTEPFKIPQDDGNDLMHTFFNPDKEGWLWKQGGRYKSWKRRWFILNDNCLYYFEYTTDKEPRGIIPLENICVREIHDRSKPHCFELFATGGADIIKACKTDSEGKVVEGKHTVYRMSAATEEDQQEWIKRLTQSISHNPFYDILVQRKKKALSKS